Proteins encoded within one genomic window of Oryza brachyantha chromosome 7, ObraRS2, whole genome shotgun sequence:
- the LOC102722873 gene encoding benzyl alcohol O-benzoyltransferase-like, producing MALSFPVRRRAPELIAPAAPTPRETKRLSDLDDQETLRWQVPTVFVYRAGRADPVDTIRRALAAALVPYYPFAGRLREVEDRKLVVDCTGEGVLFIEADADLLVADLEAAGLRAPFPCMDQLLFDVEGSAGVLGTPLLLIQVTRLLCGGFVLGIRLNHVMCDASGIVQFMDAVADLARGGCEPAVSSVWCRELLDARKPPKPEFRLPEYDDVAVTPAPAVALGDMLMRTFSFSAADVAALKGALPPHLRGRGNRATTFEVLAAFIWRARSKALEIPAGEDARLAIIVSIKKNGELRLPRGYYGNAGVPLSVTTPAEALRRSSLGDVVELLREAKKTMTTEYVRSVADTLVLRGRPPLAMANLLLLSDVRLVGFHRVDFGWGEPVYGGPSHAWFGVSYMIAVKNSTGEHAVAVPVVLPRAAMERFTSEMETLRNSQRAHFRSLQTSRI from the exons ATGGCGCTGTCGTTCCCCGtgaggcggcgcgcgccggAGCTCATtgcccccgccgcgccgacgccCCGCGAGACGAAGCGCCTCTCCGACTTGGACGATCAGGAGACACTGCGGTGGCAGGTCCCCACCGTCTTCGTCTACCGTGCCGGGCGAGCTGACCCCGTGGACACCATTCGCCgggcgctcgccgcggcgctggTGCCGTACTACCCGTTCGCTGGGCGGCTCAGGGAGGTTGAAGACCGTAAGCTCGTCGTCGACTGCACCGGCGAGGGCGTTCTGTTCATCGAGGCCGATGCTGACCTCCTCGTTGCCGACCTCGAGGCCGCCGGGCTAAGGGCGCCGTTCCCGTGCATGGATCAGCTTCTCTTCGACGTGGAGGGCTCTGCCGGCGTGCTCGGCACGCCATTGCTGCTGATCCAG GTGACCCGTCTCCTATGCGGAGGATTCGTCCTCGGGATACGCCTCAACCACGTCATGTGTGACGCGTCGGGTATCGTGCAGTTCAtggacgccgtcgccgacctcgCACGCGGTGGCTGTGAACCGGCCGTCTCGTCGGTGTGGTGCCGTGAGCTCCTCGATGCGCGCAAGCCTCCCAAGCCGGAGTTCCGGCTCCCCGAGTacgacgacgtcgccgtgACCCCGGCGCCGGCAGTGGCCCTCGGAGACATGCTCATGCGCACCTTCTCTTTCAGCGCCGCCGATGTCGCCGCGCTCAAGGGTGCTCTCCCGCCGCACCTCCGTGGCCGCGGCAACCGCGCGACGACCTTTGAGGTGCTTGCGGCGTTCATCTGGCGCGCACGCTCCAAGGCGCTCGAGAtccccgccggcgaggacgccCGGTTGGCGATCATCGTCAGCATCAAGAAGAACGGCGAGCTTCGCCTGCCCCGTGGCTACTACGGGAACGCAGGCGTGCCGTTGTCGGTGACGACGCCCGCCGAGGCCCTGCGCCGCAGCTCgctcggcgacgtcgtcgagCTGTTGCGTGAGGCGAAGAAGACGATGACCACCGAGTACGTCCGGTCAGTGGCAGACACGCTGGTGCTGCGTGGGCGGCCGCCTCTGGCCATGGCGAACCTGTTGTTGCTCTCCGACGTCCGGCTCGTCGGCTTCCACCGTGTGGACTTTGGGTGGGGCGAGCCGGTGTATGGCGGGCCGTCGCACGCGTGGTTCGGGGTGAGCTACATGATCGCCGTCAAGAACAGCACAGGGGAGCATGCTGTGGCCGTGCCAGTCGTGCTGCCCAGGGCGGCCATGGAGCGGTTCACGTCGGAGATGGAAACGCTGCGAAATTCTCAGCGTGCACACTTCCGGAGTTTACAAACTAGCCGTATTTAG